A single genomic interval of Brevibacillus brevis harbors:
- a CDS encoding NUDIX domain-containing protein, which translates to MREGKVWLGACGIVIRGQEALVVKKTYSGLKGQWSFPAGFVQEGETVDEAAVREVLEETGVEAVVRQVAGIRSGVIRESISDNMVVFWMDYMGGEPRPQEGEIAEARFLPIQELLHDPLSSTYLKIILPDYIKREQGMTGQSFDIDPIFQYTSYKIFK; encoded by the coding sequence ATGCGCGAAGGGAAGGTTTGGCTAGGCGCCTGCGGGATCGTCATTCGCGGGCAAGAAGCATTAGTAGTCAAAAAAACGTACAGCGGACTAAAAGGGCAATGGTCATTTCCTGCGGGATTCGTGCAGGAAGGCGAGACGGTAGATGAAGCAGCAGTGCGTGAAGTGCTGGAAGAAACGGGTGTCGAGGCAGTCGTGCGACAAGTAGCGGGAATTCGTTCAGGCGTCATTCGAGAGTCCATTAGCGACAATATGGTCGTTTTTTGGATGGATTACATGGGGGGGGAACCGCGCCCGCAGGAAGGTGAGATCGCGGAGGCGAGATTTTTGCCGATACAGGAGCTGCTTCATGACCCGTTGTCTTCGACTTATTTGAAAATCATATTGCCGGACTATATAAAACGGGAACAGGGAATGACAGGTCAATCGTTTGATATCGATCCTATTTTTCAATACACTTCCTATAAAATCTTTAAGTAA
- a CDS encoding NAD(P)/FAD-dependent oxidoreductase encodes MGTPKILILGAGYGGLLTTLQLQKKLNYNEAEITLVNKHNYHYITTWLHEPAAGTAPADHARVSLDGILNKDKVNFVKGTVQAIQSEEQTVTLENGEVLAYDYLVIGLGSEPETFGIEGLKEHAFSIRSINAVRNIREHIEYMFSKFKNEPDRTDYLTFVVGGAGFTGIEFCGELGDRLPELCREFDVDPELVKVYCIEAAPTALPGFDPELIQYAMDVLERKGIEFKIGTPIKQCTPDGVLLATGEEIKSKTVIWAAGVRGNSIVEKAGFEVMRGRVKVDEYLRAPGHENVFVVGDCALIFNEQGRPYPPTAQIAVQEGETLGENLAALVRGDLPQKFIPHLQGTLASLGKGEGIGQVGSKKLFGSTAAMMKKASDLRYLYKIGGVGLALKKVKL; translated from the coding sequence ATGGGTACACCCAAAATCCTGATTCTTGGCGCTGGATACGGTGGTTTGCTCACAACGTTGCAGCTTCAGAAAAAGCTCAACTACAATGAGGCGGAAATCACCTTGGTCAACAAGCACAACTATCACTACATCACGACTTGGCTGCATGAGCCGGCTGCAGGTACGGCACCTGCGGATCATGCCCGCGTCAGTCTGGATGGCATTTTGAACAAGGACAAAGTCAACTTTGTCAAAGGAACGGTGCAAGCCATTCAGTCAGAGGAGCAGACCGTCACGCTCGAAAATGGCGAGGTGCTGGCGTATGACTATCTCGTCATCGGATTGGGCAGCGAGCCAGAAACGTTCGGAATTGAGGGACTCAAGGAGCATGCGTTTAGCATTCGCAGCATCAATGCGGTCCGTAATATTCGCGAGCACATTGAATACATGTTCTCCAAATTTAAAAATGAGCCGGATCGTACGGACTACCTCACGTTTGTTGTGGGTGGGGCTGGCTTTACAGGCATTGAGTTTTGTGGAGAGCTCGGCGATCGTCTGCCAGAGCTGTGCCGAGAGTTTGATGTCGATCCAGAACTGGTGAAAGTCTACTGCATTGAGGCAGCACCAACAGCATTGCCTGGCTTTGATCCAGAGCTGATCCAATACGCGATGGATGTATTGGAGAGAAAAGGCATCGAGTTCAAAATTGGAACACCGATCAAGCAGTGCACGCCGGATGGCGTACTGCTGGCTACCGGAGAAGAAATCAAATCAAAGACGGTTATCTGGGCAGCAGGTGTCCGCGGAAACAGCATCGTGGAAAAAGCGGGCTTCGAAGTCATGCGCGGTCGCGTCAAGGTAGACGAATACTTGCGTGCGCCTGGTCATGAGAATGTTTTTGTCGTAGGGGATTGTGCTTTGATCTTCAATGAACAAGGACGTCCTTATCCGCCAACTGCGCAAATCGCGGTACAGGAAGGCGAGACGCTGGGTGAGAATCTGGCTGCCTTGGTTCGTGGCGATCTGCCTCAAAAATTCATCCCGCATCTGCAAGGGACACTGGCCTCCCTTGGAAAAGGTGAGGGCATCGGGCAAGTAGGTTCGAAAAAGCTGTTCGGCAGTACAGCAGCCATGATGAAAAAAGCGAGCGACCTGCGCTACTTGTACAAAATTGGCGGCGTCGGTCTCGCCTTGAAGAAAGTAAAGCTGTAA
- a CDS encoding NAD(P)/FAD-dependent oxidoreductase, with translation MNFLQKDEQIYDITIIGGGPAGLFTAFYGGMRQASVKIIESMPQLGGQLSALYPEKYIYDVAGFPKVLAQDLINNLKDQISRFQQTVCLEEKVENVVKKVDDVFEITTDKGTHYSKSVIITAGVGAFEPRRLEHPDAVKYEKSNLHYFVTDLNSFKGQRVAVIGGGDSALDWSLMLEPIAKEVHLIHRRDKFRAHEHSVEMLMSSKVNVTTPYEIAALHGEERIEKLTLAHCTTKEEIDLEVDAVIVNFGFISSLGPIKNWGLELEKGSIVVDTRMESNIPGIFAAGDIATYPGKVKLIAVGFGEAPTAVNNAVSYFNPDAKLQPGHSSSMDNFKS, from the coding sequence TTGAATTTTCTGCAAAAGGACGAGCAAATCTACGACATTACGATCATTGGTGGCGGCCCTGCCGGGTTATTTACAGCATTTTATGGCGGGATGAGGCAGGCCAGTGTAAAAATCATTGAGAGCATGCCCCAGTTAGGTGGGCAGTTATCCGCTCTTTATCCGGAGAAGTACATATATGATGTAGCCGGATTTCCAAAGGTTTTAGCACAAGATTTGATCAATAATCTGAAAGATCAGATTTCCCGCTTTCAGCAAACCGTTTGTCTGGAAGAGAAAGTGGAAAATGTCGTAAAAAAAGTAGACGATGTGTTTGAAATCACAACGGACAAAGGCACTCACTACTCCAAATCCGTAATCATCACTGCTGGGGTAGGAGCGTTCGAACCTCGCAGGCTGGAACACCCAGATGCCGTCAAATATGAAAAATCCAATCTGCACTATTTTGTTACCGATCTGAACTCCTTCAAGGGACAGCGTGTAGCTGTTATTGGCGGCGGTGATTCCGCTCTGGACTGGTCCCTCATGCTAGAACCTATCGCAAAAGAAGTACACCTCATCCATCGCAGAGACAAGTTCCGCGCACATGAACACAGCGTAGAAATGCTCATGTCCTCCAAAGTAAACGTCACGACACCTTACGAAATTGCAGCTTTGCACGGCGAGGAGCGTATCGAAAAACTCACGCTGGCCCATTGCACGACAAAAGAAGAAATCGATCTGGAAGTCGATGCAGTGATTGTCAACTTCGGCTTCATCTCCTCTCTCGGTCCGATCAAGAACTGGGGGCTGGAACTCGAAAAAGGCTCCATCGTGGTCGATACCCGCATGGAATCAAACATTCCAGGCATTTTCGCAGCAGGCGATATCGCAACCTACCCTGGTAAGGTCAAGCTGATCGCTGTCGGATTTGGTGAGGCCCCTACCGCTGTTAACAACGCGGTTTCTTACTTTAATCCGGACGCCAAATTGCAGCCTGGTCATTCTTCAAGCATGGACAACTTCAAGTCGTAA
- a CDS encoding cupredoxin domain-containing protein, producing MNKKWGLLISSVALSAMLMTACGGDKEAASTDAAAPAATTGTQVNIEASNWKFNQETFEVKAGEEFTINFMSTEGFHGIGIQGLDVDLQKDGSKTMKIDTAGEYTIFCNVICGPDHGKMVAKLVVK from the coding sequence GTGAACAAGAAGTGGGGTCTATTGATTTCTTCAGTTGCATTGTCTGCCATGTTGATGACAGCATGCGGCGGAGACAAGGAAGCTGCTAGCACGGATGCAGCGGCTCCTGCGGCGACTACTGGTACACAAGTGAATATCGAAGCTAGTAACTGGAAATTCAATCAAGAAACCTTTGAAGTAAAAGCTGGCGAAGAGTTCACGATCAACTTCATGTCGACAGAAGGCTTTCACGGTATTGGTATCCAAGGGCTGGATGTAGACCTTCAAAAAGATGGCAGCAAAACGATGAAAATCGATACAGCTGGGGAGTACACCATCTTTTGCAACGTGATCTGTGGACCGGATCATGGCAAAATGGTAGCAAAATTAGTCGTGAAATAA
- a CDS encoding metallophosphoesterase: MMMTTIILCILVGIIFLAYHTTYVKTSTVKLTIPSVPPLTLVHLSDPHGRTRFWNGELHKLVNVHDPDLVMVTGDLTQHSGQLTRVLNELAKIKSEDGICFVPGNYEREAGRFRKKVYSDAVYGSQKEAWQQVMTVLENEGAVIEKDGSRIWIYGFDNSIYGNERRPEQEIQQANLTIFLAHSPKIISLIHNERLKADLLLTGHTHGGQIRLFNRTVGAYKHFHIGQKEDQFVGVFGISRGLGTSRLPIRLNCFPEITVYAINQS; the protein is encoded by the coding sequence ATGATGATGACAACGATTATTTTGTGTATCCTGGTGGGAATAATCTTTCTTGCCTACCATACGACTTATGTCAAAACATCGACAGTGAAGCTGACGATCCCTTCTGTACCCCCACTTACATTGGTTCATCTTTCCGATCCTCATGGACGAACACGGTTTTGGAATGGGGAGTTGCACAAACTGGTGAATGTTCACGATCCGGATTTGGTGATGGTGACGGGAGATTTAACACAGCACAGCGGGCAGTTGACGCGTGTGTTGAATGAGCTAGCGAAAATAAAGAGCGAGGATGGGATATGCTTCGTTCCTGGCAATTACGAGAGAGAAGCAGGAAGATTTCGCAAAAAGGTTTATTCCGATGCTGTCTACGGTTCCCAAAAAGAGGCCTGGCAGCAGGTGATGACGGTGTTGGAAAACGAGGGTGCCGTGATCGAAAAGGACGGCAGTCGCATTTGGATTTATGGCTTCGATAACTCGATTTACGGCAATGAACGTCGTCCAGAACAAGAGATCCAGCAGGCGAACTTGACGATATTTTTGGCCCACTCTCCCAAGATTATCTCATTGATTCACAACGAGCGTTTGAAGGCTGACCTTCTCTTGACCGGACACACCCACGGGGGACAAATTCGCTTGTTCAATCGTACTGTTGGTGCCTACAAGCATTTTCATATCGGGCAAAAAGAAGATCAATTCGTTGGTGTATTTGGCATCAGTCGCGGGCTTGGTACTTCCAGGCTGCCAATCCGGCTGAATTGCTTTCCAGAGATCACGGTGTACGCGATCAATCAATCATGA